A single region of the Brassica rapa cultivar Chiifu-401-42 chromosome A03, CAAS_Brap_v3.01, whole genome shotgun sequence genome encodes:
- the LOC103855803 gene encoding topless-related protein 4 isoform X1 produces MDTPTSELTFLILQFLDEEKHKETVHRLESESGCYFNMRYFEELVTQGKWDEMEKYLFGFTMIEDNQQSMKIFFEIRKHKYLEALDKRDHAKAVDILRKDLRFYAPFSEDLFKEMALLLTLDDFRENPKLSMYKKDTESERGVLFRDLEKLIKDNPLFRNKLEFPTIKTSRLRTLINHSLNWQHKLCKNPKPKPDMETLFVDHICNQPIAASPAISHPNIAAEVLSPHGPAPSATIPAAPGAPVRRRRSASLSAAAIVMGPQTPSGHMENQTADSNNPLKRPRPCETSQEVGNILPVSYSGEPHTLSPDDLPKVVATTLPQGSPVTSMEFHPVQQILLLVGTIGGDVFLWDVGARKKISEKCFDIWKLDACSKELQESLNTDKTASVNHVAWSPDGTLFGVAYSKNIVHIYSFCRDNAVISHLEIEAHRGSVNHLAFSYPNEQLYVVTCGDDRLIKVWDAATGATRFTFEGHEAPVFSVCPHQKENIQFVFSAATDGKVRTWLYDELGARGTYDAPGHSLIRMAYSSDGTRLFSCGTNKEGESFLVEWDESEGSIQRTYDGLGQRAAGIVQFDTTKNRFLAAGAESTIKIWDMNNTNILTNIHADSGLPASPCVRFNREGILLAVSTSDNGVKILATDDGFRLLRTAENRSLAFKVPGGGGFGSSSANAGITMANQSTSFSATKKNEVRTLADGKPRTSNFSSEVSTSWKVTEITEPSQCYSLRLPDNVTVKKVSRLIYTNSGSGVLALASNAEHKLWKWRNSDLNLDGKATDNAAHPVLWKPKSGIMMINETSDKTPEEAIPCLALSNNDAYLVSASGGEISLFNMATFKCMATYMPPPPAATFLAFHPSENNIIGIGFEDSSIQIYNLRTSEVRAILNGHTKRITGLAFSLALNILVSSGADSQVCVWGMAGWEKRSSMYLKASKGRSMPAVSDTRVQFHQNEIHLLVVNETQIAIYDAQKLDCLKLWFRCEATIPITSGTYSGDSKSIFVGFEDGTVNVLTASNLRLRCRINPTAYLPSNPSSNVHPPLVIAAHPTESNQFAVGLSNGHVYVVEPSESEGRWGTSPPGST; encoded by the exons ATGGATACTCCTACAAGTGAACTTACGTTCTTGATTCTTCAATTTCTCGATGAAGAGAAACACAAGGAAACTGTTCACAG ATTGGAATCGGAGTCTGGCTGTTACTTCAACATGCGTTACTTTGAGGAACTGGTGACTCAAGGCAAGTGGGACGAAATGGAGAAGTATCTCTTTGGGTTCACCATGATTGAGGATAACCAACAGTCCATGAAAATCTTCTTTGAAATCCGAAAGCATAAGTATCTCGAAGCGTTAGATAA GCGTGATCATGCTAAAGCTGTGGACATATTACGCAAGGATCTGAGGTTTTATGCACCTTTTTCTGAAGATCTCTTCAAGGAAATGGCCCTGCTTTTGACACTGGATGACTTTAG AGAAAATCCGAAACTCTCCATGTACAAGAAGGACACAGAGTCAGAAAGAGGCGTTCTGTTTCGTGACTTAGAGAAACTGATAAAGGATAATCCACTTTTCCGCAACAAACTCGAATTTCCTACTATCAAGACTTCAAGGTTGCGTACTCTAATCAACCACAG TTTAAACTGGCAGCACAAACTATGTAAGAATCCTAAGCCAAAGCCTGACATGGAAACTCTGTTTGTGGACCATATATGCAACCAACCCATTGCTGCATCCCCTGCTATAAGTCATCCCAATATTGCAGCTGAAGTGTTGTCACCTCATGGT CCTGCTCCTAGTGCAACAATCCCAGCTGCTCCTGGTGCTCCTGTCAGGCGTCGTCGTTCTGCATCTTTAAGTGCTG CTGCTATCGTAATGGGCCCTCAGACTCCTTCCGGTCATATGGAAAATCAAACTGCTGATTCTAACAATCCTTTGAAGAGGCCAAGGCCGTGTGAAACCTCACAGGAG gtgggTAATATTTTGCCAGTTTCATATTCTGGCGAGCCCCATACATTATCACCTGATGACTTGCCCAAGGTAGTTGCTACAACTCTTCCTCAGGGTTCACCCGTCACCAGCATGGAGTTCCATCCAGTTCAGCAAATTTTACTACTGG TTGGTACAATTGGTGGTGATGTTTTCCTGTGGGACGTGGGTGCTCGTAAAAAGATTTCAGAGAAGTGTTTTGATATCTGGAAGCTTGATGCATGTTCAAAGGAATTGCAG GAATCTTTGAATACTGACAAGACGGCATCAGTAAACCATGTGGCATGGAGTCCTGATGGAACTCTATTTG GCGTGGCATACTCAAAAAACATCGTGCATATCTATTCCTTTTGTCGGGACAATGCCGTAATAAGTCATCTGGAG ATTGAAGCTCATAGAGGAAGTGTCAACCATCTTGCCTTTTCATATCCTAACGAACAACTATATGTTGTTACTTGTGGCGATGACAGACTCATTAAG GTCTGGGATGCTGCTACTGGGGCTACACGGTTTACTTTTGAGGGTCATGAAGCTCCTGTGTTCTCTGTTTGTCCTCACCAAAAGGAAAATATTCAG TTTGTATTCTCAGCAGCAACTGATGGAAAAGTAAGAACTTGGTTGTATGATGAGTTGGGTGCGAGAGGTACCTATGACGCACCTGGCCATTCTTTGATAAGAATGGCATACAGCAGTGATGGAACAAG GTTGTTTTCCTGTGGTACAAACAAAGAAGGAGAGTCGTTCTTAGTCGAGTGGGATGAAAGTGAAGGCTCAATACAAAGAACATACGACGGCCTTGGACAACGTGCTGCAGGGATTGTACAATTTGACACAACCAAAAATAGATTCTTAGCTGCTGGCGCTGAGTCGACCATCAAaatttgggacatgaacaacaCAAATATTTTGACAAATATTCATGCAGATAGTGGCTTACCG GCTTCTCCTTGTGTAAGATTTAACAGGGAAGGGATACTTTTAGCTGTCTCAACCAGTGACAATGGTGTTAAAATTCTCGCTACTGATGATGGATTTAGGCTGCTTAGAACAGCAGAAAATCGCTCGCTTGCCTTTAAG GTTCCCGGAGGTGGTGGTTTTGGTTCTTCAAGTGCAAATGCAGGAATAACTATGGCAAATCAATCAACCTCTTTTTCAGCTACGAAG AAAAACGAAGTGCGAACTCTGGCTGATGGAAAGCCCAGAACCTCTAATTTTTCAAGTGAAGTATCTACATCCTGGAAAGTTACAGAGATTACAGAGCCATCTCAGTGCTACTCCTTGAGGCTCCCTGACAATGTGACAGTCAAGAAG GTTTCCAGATTAATATACACAAATTCTGGATCTGGAGTATTAGCGTTGGCATCTAATGCAGAGCACAAGTTGTGGAAATGGCGGAATAGCGATCTTAATTTAGATGGAAAG GCAACGGATAATGCAGCACATCCAGTATTATGGAAACCTAAAAGTGGGATTATGATGATTAATGAGACAAGTGATAAAACCCCGGAAGAGGCTATTCCCTGTCTTGCTCTCTCAAACAATGACGCCTACCTTGTGTCAGCTTCCGGGGGGGAAATCTCTTTGTTCAACATGGCGACCTTCAAG TGTATGGCGACGTACATGCCTCCACCGCCTGCAGCAACATTTCTTGCGTTTCATCCTTCAGAAAATAATATCATTGGCATTGGCTTCGAGGATTCATCTATCCAAATCTACAATCTTAGGACTAGTGAG GTGAGAGCCATATTGAATGGTCATACGAAAAGAATAACAGGGCTTGCTTTCTCACTGGCTCTGAACATTCTAGTTTCTTCGGGTGCTGATTCACAG GTGTGCGTTTGGGGCATGGCTGGATGGGAGAAGCGAAGTAGTATGTATTTGAAAGCTTCAAAAGGAAGATCGATGCCGGCTGTTTCAGATACTCGCGTGCAGTTCCATCAAAATGAGATTCATCTGTTGGTGGTCAACGAAACGCAAATAGCCATTTACGATGCTCAAAAACTTGATTGCTTGAAACTGTGGTTTCGATGCGAAGCCACTATTCCAATCACATCAGGTACATATTCAGGTGATAGCAAGTCAATCTTCGTGGGCTTTGAAGACGGTACTGTCAATGTCCTCACTGCGTCAAATCTCAGACTGAGATGTCGGATTAATCCAACAGCTTACTTGCCTTCGAATCCAAG CTCAAATGTACATCCTCCGCTAGTGATCGCAGCTCATCCAACGGAGAGTAACCAGTTTGCAGTAGGGCTCAGTAATGGGCATGTCTATGTGGTTGAACCATCGGAATCAGAAGGAAGATGGGGAACCTCGCCTCCAGGCTCCACCTGA
- the LOC103855800 gene encoding WD repeat-containing protein 26 homolog yields MGVVEDTEPPLKRAKLLLADESNGNSSSIRATSSVNNSLGDLMARPLTSSSQGDDETIGSRGVIKKSEFVRIITRALYSLGYGKTGAMLEEESGIPMHQSVVKVFLQQVKEGKWDESVATLHRIGLVDEKAVKAASFLLLEQKFFELLKLEKIADALGTLRNEIVPLCVNTKRVHELASALISPSKFMSLSASGKGKESVSSRSKVLEELQNLLPASVMVPEKRLECLVENSLHIQRDSCVYHNTLDSDLSLFTDHQCGKHQIPSRTVQILESHTDEVWFLQFSHNGKYLASSSKDQTAIIWEINADGHFSLKHKLVGHQKPVTAILWSPDDRQVLSCGAEEVIKRWDVDSGDCIHTYEKGGIGPISCGWYSDGQGIIAGMTDRSICMWDLDGREMECWKGQRTQKVSDIAMTDDGKWVVSVCKGSVISLFDREATVERLIEEEDMITSFSLSNDNKYLLVNLLNQEIRLWNIEGEPKIVMRYKGHKRSRFLIRSCFGGYKQAFIASGSEDSQVYIWHRSTGKLIIELPGHAGAVNCVSWSPTNLHMLASASDDGTIRIWGLDKINQQNQKKQVQASSSNGVLHRCNGN; encoded by the exons ATGGGAGTTGTGGAGGATACTGAACCTCCTTTGAAACGCGCCAAACTCCTCCTCGCTGACGAATCCAACGGCAACTCTTCTTCTATTAGAGCCACTAGTAGCGTGAACAACTCTTTGGGAGACCTGATGGCGAGGCCTCTCACCTCCTCCTCCCAAGGGGATGATGAAACCATCGGCTCCAGAGGTGTGATTAAAAAATCCGAATTCGTCAGGATCATCACCAGAGCTCTTTACTCGCTTGGGTACGGTAAGACCGGGGCTATGCTTGAGGAAGAATCCGGAATCCCTATGCATCAGTCCGTCGTCAAGGTGTTTCTCCAGCAGGTTAAGGAAGGGAAATGGGATGAGAGTGTTGCGACGTTGCACAGAATCGGGTTGGTTGATGAAAAGGCGGTTAAAGCGGCGTCGTTTTTGCTGCTAGAGCAGAAGTTTTTTGAGCTTTTGAAGCTTGAGAAGATAGCTGATGCGTTAGGGACGTTAAGGAACGAGATTGTGCCTCTTTGTGTTAATACAAAGCGTGTTCATGAGCTCGCTTCTGCACTTATATCTCCTTCAAAGTTTATGTCACTTAGCGCATCGGGTAaaggtaaagagagtgtgagtTCAAGGTCCAAGGTTTTGGAGGAATTGCAGAATTTGCTTCCTGCTTCTGTTATGGTCCCAGAGAAGAGGTTGGAGTGTTTAGTTGAGAATTCTCTTCATATTCAGCGGGATTCTTGTGTTTACCATAATACTTTGGATAGTGATTTGTCTTTGTTTACTGACCATCAATGCGGGAAGCACCAGATCCCTTCTCGGACTGTTCAG ATCTTGGAGTCGCACACTGATGAAGTTTGGTTCTTGCAATTCTCGCATAATGGCAAATATTTAGCTTCATCTTCCAAAGATCAGACCGCAATTATATGGGAG ATCAACGCAGATGGGCACTTTTCATTGAAGCATAAACTAGTGGGCCACCAGAAACCCGTGACTGCGATCTTATGGAGTCCTGATGATCGTCAAGTTCTGTCATGTGGAGCAGAAGAGGTAATCAAACGCTGGGATGTTGATTCAGGAGACTGTATTCACACGTACGAAAAAGGCGGCATCGGTCCCATTTCTTGCGGATGGTACTCTGATGGGCAGGGAATCATCGCCGGGATGACAGACCGAAGCATCTGCATGTGGGACTTAGACGGTAGAGAGATGGAATGCTGGAAAGGCCAGAGGACGCAAAAAGTATCAGATATAGCAATGACGGATGATGGCAAGTGGGTCGTTAGTGTATGCAAAGGTTCAGTGATATCCCTGTTTGATAGGGAGGCTACAGTTGAGAGATTGATCGAAGAGGAAGACATGATTACATCCTTCTCGCTTTCAAATGACAACAAATATCTTCTGGTGAATCTCCTTAACCAGGAGATCCGTCTCTGGAATATTGAAGGTGAGCCCAAGATTGTGATGAGATACAAAGGCCACAAGCGTTCACGGTTCCTCATCAGATCTTGCTTTGGTGGGTATAAGCAAGCTTTCATCGCTAGTGGAAGCGAGGATTCTCAG GTATACATATGGCACAGATCAACAGGGAAGTTAATCATTGAGCTACCAGGACATGCAGGAGCGGTAAACTGCGTGAGCTGGAGCCCAACAAACCTTCACATGTTGGCTTCAGCAAGCGATGACGGCACCATAAGGATATGGGGACTTGACAAGATAAACCAACAGAACCAGAAGAAGCAAGTGCAAGCAAGTAGTAGCAATGGTGTGCTTCACCGATGCAATGGGAACTGA
- the LOC103855797 gene encoding microtubule-associated protein 70-2: MPLENTSEKFQGINEERKTLDRELARAKVTANRVATVVANEWKDGNDKVMPVKQWLEERRFLQGEMQQLRDKHAITDRAVKSEAQLKV, encoded by the exons ATGCCGTTAGAGAATACAAGCGAAAAATTCCAAGGGATAAAT GAAGAGAGGAAAACTCTAGACAGGGAGTTAGCACGTGCAAAGGTTACAGCAAACAGAGTTGCCACCGTTGTAGCAAATGAGTGGAAAGATGGTAACGATAAAGTGATGCCTGTGAAGCAATGGCTTGAAGAAAGAAGGTTTCTACAG GGAGAAATGCAGCAACTTCGCGATAAGCATGCCATAACAGACCGAGCTGTTAAATCCGAAGCACAGTTAAAGGTATAA
- the LOC103855803 gene encoding protein TOPLESS isoform X2, translated as METLFVDHICNQPIAASPAISHPNIAAEVLSPHGPAPSATIPAAPGAPVRRRRSASLSAAAIVMGPQTPSGHMENQTADSNNPLKRPRPCETSQEVGNILPVSYSGEPHTLSPDDLPKVVATTLPQGSPVTSMEFHPVQQILLLVGTIGGDVFLWDVGARKKISEKCFDIWKLDACSKELQESLNTDKTASVNHVAWSPDGTLFGVAYSKNIVHIYSFCRDNAVISHLEIEAHRGSVNHLAFSYPNEQLYVVTCGDDRLIKVWDAATGATRFTFEGHEAPVFSVCPHQKENIQFVFSAATDGKVRTWLYDELGARGTYDAPGHSLIRMAYSSDGTRLFSCGTNKEGESFLVEWDESEGSIQRTYDGLGQRAAGIVQFDTTKNRFLAAGAESTIKIWDMNNTNILTNIHADSGLPASPCVRFNREGILLAVSTSDNGVKILATDDGFRLLRTAENRSLAFKVPGGGGFGSSSANAGITMANQSTSFSATKKNEVRTLADGKPRTSNFSSEVSTSWKVTEITEPSQCYSLRLPDNVTVKKVSRLIYTNSGSGVLALASNAEHKLWKWRNSDLNLDGKATDNAAHPVLWKPKSGIMMINETSDKTPEEAIPCLALSNNDAYLVSASGGEISLFNMATFKCMATYMPPPPAATFLAFHPSENNIIGIGFEDSSIQIYNLRTSEVRAILNGHTKRITGLAFSLALNILVSSGADSQVCVWGMAGWEKRSSMYLKASKGRSMPAVSDTRVQFHQNEIHLLVVNETQIAIYDAQKLDCLKLWFRCEATIPITSGTYSGDSKSIFVGFEDGTVNVLTASNLRLRCRINPTAYLPSNPSSNVHPPLVIAAHPTESNQFAVGLSNGHVYVVEPSESEGRWGTSPPGST; from the exons ATGGAAACTCTGTTTGTGGACCATATATGCAACCAACCCATTGCTGCATCCCCTGCTATAAGTCATCCCAATATTGCAGCTGAAGTGTTGTCACCTCATGGT CCTGCTCCTAGTGCAACAATCCCAGCTGCTCCTGGTGCTCCTGTCAGGCGTCGTCGTTCTGCATCTTTAAGTGCTG CTGCTATCGTAATGGGCCCTCAGACTCCTTCCGGTCATATGGAAAATCAAACTGCTGATTCTAACAATCCTTTGAAGAGGCCAAGGCCGTGTGAAACCTCACAGGAG gtgggTAATATTTTGCCAGTTTCATATTCTGGCGAGCCCCATACATTATCACCTGATGACTTGCCCAAGGTAGTTGCTACAACTCTTCCTCAGGGTTCACCCGTCACCAGCATGGAGTTCCATCCAGTTCAGCAAATTTTACTACTGG TTGGTACAATTGGTGGTGATGTTTTCCTGTGGGACGTGGGTGCTCGTAAAAAGATTTCAGAGAAGTGTTTTGATATCTGGAAGCTTGATGCATGTTCAAAGGAATTGCAG GAATCTTTGAATACTGACAAGACGGCATCAGTAAACCATGTGGCATGGAGTCCTGATGGAACTCTATTTG GCGTGGCATACTCAAAAAACATCGTGCATATCTATTCCTTTTGTCGGGACAATGCCGTAATAAGTCATCTGGAG ATTGAAGCTCATAGAGGAAGTGTCAACCATCTTGCCTTTTCATATCCTAACGAACAACTATATGTTGTTACTTGTGGCGATGACAGACTCATTAAG GTCTGGGATGCTGCTACTGGGGCTACACGGTTTACTTTTGAGGGTCATGAAGCTCCTGTGTTCTCTGTTTGTCCTCACCAAAAGGAAAATATTCAG TTTGTATTCTCAGCAGCAACTGATGGAAAAGTAAGAACTTGGTTGTATGATGAGTTGGGTGCGAGAGGTACCTATGACGCACCTGGCCATTCTTTGATAAGAATGGCATACAGCAGTGATGGAACAAG GTTGTTTTCCTGTGGTACAAACAAAGAAGGAGAGTCGTTCTTAGTCGAGTGGGATGAAAGTGAAGGCTCAATACAAAGAACATACGACGGCCTTGGACAACGTGCTGCAGGGATTGTACAATTTGACACAACCAAAAATAGATTCTTAGCTGCTGGCGCTGAGTCGACCATCAAaatttgggacatgaacaacaCAAATATTTTGACAAATATTCATGCAGATAGTGGCTTACCG GCTTCTCCTTGTGTAAGATTTAACAGGGAAGGGATACTTTTAGCTGTCTCAACCAGTGACAATGGTGTTAAAATTCTCGCTACTGATGATGGATTTAGGCTGCTTAGAACAGCAGAAAATCGCTCGCTTGCCTTTAAG GTTCCCGGAGGTGGTGGTTTTGGTTCTTCAAGTGCAAATGCAGGAATAACTATGGCAAATCAATCAACCTCTTTTTCAGCTACGAAG AAAAACGAAGTGCGAACTCTGGCTGATGGAAAGCCCAGAACCTCTAATTTTTCAAGTGAAGTATCTACATCCTGGAAAGTTACAGAGATTACAGAGCCATCTCAGTGCTACTCCTTGAGGCTCCCTGACAATGTGACAGTCAAGAAG GTTTCCAGATTAATATACACAAATTCTGGATCTGGAGTATTAGCGTTGGCATCTAATGCAGAGCACAAGTTGTGGAAATGGCGGAATAGCGATCTTAATTTAGATGGAAAG GCAACGGATAATGCAGCACATCCAGTATTATGGAAACCTAAAAGTGGGATTATGATGATTAATGAGACAAGTGATAAAACCCCGGAAGAGGCTATTCCCTGTCTTGCTCTCTCAAACAATGACGCCTACCTTGTGTCAGCTTCCGGGGGGGAAATCTCTTTGTTCAACATGGCGACCTTCAAG TGTATGGCGACGTACATGCCTCCACCGCCTGCAGCAACATTTCTTGCGTTTCATCCTTCAGAAAATAATATCATTGGCATTGGCTTCGAGGATTCATCTATCCAAATCTACAATCTTAGGACTAGTGAG GTGAGAGCCATATTGAATGGTCATACGAAAAGAATAACAGGGCTTGCTTTCTCACTGGCTCTGAACATTCTAGTTTCTTCGGGTGCTGATTCACAG GTGTGCGTTTGGGGCATGGCTGGATGGGAGAAGCGAAGTAGTATGTATTTGAAAGCTTCAAAAGGAAGATCGATGCCGGCTGTTTCAGATACTCGCGTGCAGTTCCATCAAAATGAGATTCATCTGTTGGTGGTCAACGAAACGCAAATAGCCATTTACGATGCTCAAAAACTTGATTGCTTGAAACTGTGGTTTCGATGCGAAGCCACTATTCCAATCACATCAGGTACATATTCAGGTGATAGCAAGTCAATCTTCGTGGGCTTTGAAGACGGTACTGTCAATGTCCTCACTGCGTCAAATCTCAGACTGAGATGTCGGATTAATCCAACAGCTTACTTGCCTTCGAATCCAAG CTCAAATGTACATCCTCCGCTAGTGATCGCAGCTCATCCAACGGAGAGTAACCAGTTTGCAGTAGGGCTCAGTAATGGGCATGTCTATGTGGTTGAACCATCGGAATCAGAAGGAAGATGGGGAACCTCGCCTCCAGGCTCCACCTGA